A genomic region of Prochlorococcus marinus XMU1405 contains the following coding sequences:
- the gcvH gene encoding glycine cleavage system protein GcvH, with amino-acid sequence MSYQFPDNLNYADTHEYVLEENGFLKIGVSEFAVDQLGDIVFVELADQGSTLEKGDTFGTIESVKAVEEVYLPFSGEIVSVNESVIDNPELLQNDPIGEGWLIVIKPESKVSFDNLMTSEVYKSKVMPI; translated from the coding sequence ATGTCTTACCAATTTCCAGATAACCTTAATTATGCTGATACGCATGAATATGTATTAGAAGAAAACGGATTTTTAAAAATTGGAGTTAGTGAATTTGCTGTTGATCAATTGGGGGATATTGTTTTTGTTGAATTAGCTGATCAAGGTTCAACTTTAGAGAAAGGTGATACATTTGGAACAATAGAATCTGTTAAGGCTGTTGAGGAAGTTTACCTGCCTTTTTCAGGAGAAATAGTATCTGTAAATGAAAGTGTTATTGATAACCCAGAGCTTTTACAGAATGATCCGATTGGAGAAGGATGGTTGATTGTTATTAAACCCGAATCCAAAGTATCATTTGATAATTTGATGACCTCAGAGGTATATAAATCAAAGGTCATGCCAATTTAA